The Pseudanabaena sp. ABRG5-3 genome includes the window TATATTTACCAGCGATCGCAGTTTTACCCACTGGCAAATCATTACTCAAGATATATACATCGCCATCAATGCCGTTTTTCGTATCAAAAATTGCTGTCCCTGCCTTAGCTCCATCTTGATTTTTAAATTCCCAAGTTCCCGATAATTTTTGACTGCTTAGATCGGATTTAGGGCGATCACCTGTATTGCAACTAACTAATAAGCCAATTGAGAGACAGGGTATCGCGATCGCGAGGCTTACGCTCACTAAAGCAGGTTTTATATTTAGCTGGGAATTTGGCTGTCGCATATAAGCCTTAATAAATATATTTAATAATTACAATGAGAATAGAAGCGATCGCGGAAAAGGAGAGAATCAATTCAAACTTTTGAAAATGCTTGCCCTTAATCGGCTTCAGGTAACTGGATGGAAATAGTGACTCATCTTCCTCATCAAACACCTTAGTCTCGTACAGACCTAAAGCTTTTTCGACTCGCACCGAAATACCCATAGTTTTGATATATCCTCTCCGAATATCGATCAAGATCAGCAAGTTACCAATCCAAAACATCAAGATAATACAAACAAAGAGAAGTGTTTCAGGCAGAGAGAACTTAGCTACCCGTTGAACAATCCAACCAATAAATACTGTAAACAGAGTGATGGCAGTACTCACAATGCTAAAAACCCGCGATCGCATTTCCCTTAGGCTTTCTTGAGTTGTACCACGGACTGCTAACAAAATTTGCCTTTTATCATCACTCATAGCCAATTTCTAAGTAAAGGTCATAATCCGTCAGAATGGATAGCACTTTGCACCGATCATCCTAACCTCACTCCTGCGTAAACAACCGTAGTTCCGAAGTAGGAGAATTGAGAAATAAATCGGCTCTTTTCAGGACTGATGGCGAGATCGTAATTTGTTTTAGCGTCACTAGTCCTTCCGCAACAAATGATTGGCAGAGTGCGGCATTATTCCCTTTATTAAAACTAGTCTCGTAGTAAACTTCGCGAATACCTGCCGATACTACCAACTTTAGACAGGAAATGCAGGGTTCCAAAGTTACATAAATACTTGCGCCATCGGTGGAAATACCATGTTTTGCAGCTTGAGCGATCGCATTAGCTTCAGCATGGACTGCCCTTGAGGGAAAGTCTTTGCTCGCATCACAACTACTCAAATTTGGATAGCAATAGCCTTGGGTGGTGCAATGAACAGAGCCTGATGGTGAGCCGTTGTAGCCTGTAGCTAATACTTGCTTGTCCTTAACAATTACCGCACCCACAGGAAAGGCTAAGCAGGTAGATCGCATGGCAGCAAGTTTGGTGAGCAGCATAAAATATTCATCCCATGTGGGGCGTTGTTGATATGCAACTTGATCGATCAATTCAGGCATGGGTAATATAATGATTCCGACTTCGCGAATCTATCATGCGTTGAATAAATTCCTGTGTCAATTGCTTGTCATAAACTGATGTTACGTGGAACCATGACTCCGTAAGGTAATCGTGTGTACAGTAGGGCGGGTTTAGTGGATAATTCTGGGCTAAAGCAAGATCTATAGGCAAAACCCGCCCCTACTTTAGAAACTTCCACGTAACATCAGTCATAAACTAAATCCAGATAATGTTTCTCCCGCTACGCGGGAGAAACATTATCTGGATTTTGATTAGAAAGAAGTTCCCATGCGACGTAACCAATGGAAGTGGGAGAGGCAACCCGCCCAGAAGGAACGGTGATAGTTATATCTCACGCCAAATTCTTGGCAGGTTTGCTCAACGACCTTGGAGATCTCAGGGTAATTTATATGACAAATGTTGGGGAAGAGATGATGCTCGACTTGAAAATTCAAACCACCTAGTAACCAAGTCAGAAATGGATTGTTGCGCGAAAAGTTGACTGTGGTTTCAATTTGGTGAATTGCCCAATCTTTCTCAATTAAATAAGTCTCTGCATCAGGAATAGGGAAATCTGCTTCTTCAACCACATGGGCTAATTGGAAGACGACACTTAGGACAAGCCCTAGGGTAAATGCGACGAGACTATAGCTAGCTAAAACCAACCAAAATGAATGAAATAGTGAGGGAATCACAAAAGCAATCGTCAGAAATACTAGCTTACCAGCAAAGAATGTTACTAAATTGCTATTTCTAGGTCGAGGATAGTTGCGATCGCTAATTTTGCCAGTAATCAAGTTATTAAAATCATCAAAAAAATGCCACTTGATCGCCAGAAACCCATATAACAGCCATAGGTAATAATGCTGCCAACGGTGAAATGGAAGTTTTTGATGGGAGGGAGAAAGTCTTCCAAACATTCCCACTTCTAAATCCATGTCATAGCCTGCAATATTGGTATAGGTATGATGTAAAACATCATGTTTCCAATGCCAAATATAAGAGCTACCACCGATGAGATCAAGACTCATCGACATGAGTTTATTTACCCATAGTGAATTGGAATAGGCGTGATGAGCGCCATCATGCTGAATGCTAAACCCAATACCTGCGGTGATCACACCCATTAGGATACATAGCGGAACAACCTGCCACCATGTCTGGGCTAAAAAGATTAAGGCTGCATAGGTTCCCAAAAAGCCGATCAACAGGGTCGCTGTCTTGGCATACATTTGGGGACAATCACGCTCTTTAAGATTACTGTTTTGAAAAAGTTCGTCAACCCGTCGTCTTAGTTCTACCTGAAATCCACTATTCTTGGCAAATTTCAATTTTTTCGCTGATTCTTTTTCGAGAACCGTAGACTGCGAGGATTCATCTCGATCTTGCATCTTTTACCATGTCTAACTAAATGTCGTACTTATAATTCTTTCACTTATACGGTAGTGCCAAAGATGGCAGCATTTTAGTGAATAAGGGCAGTGTGCCACCCATATTTCCTAAGCCACTACCCACATTCAAACTCAAATTCGTAATGCTTGTAGCAAAAAGTCAGTTTTTATTTGGCGCAAAGACCTGTAGTAGCGATCGCAATATGTTTCTGATGTTACATGATTCGTTGGAAAATTCCTGAAGGGATTTGTAAAACGCAATCAAAATGGTTTGACATAACCAAAAGTCAGAAGAGAGGTGCGGCGCTTCGCGCCGCACCTCTCTTCTGACTTTTGGGACGAAATTACCAATAAGCTGTCATTTTTGCGTATACTTTTATTGATAAGCGTACACATTTCATGTGTTTGTAATGTACTTGGAGAAAATCAGATGCCACGAGGAGGAAAACGTATAGGTGCAGGTCGTCCCCAAGGAACAGGGAAATATGGTGAGGCGACGAAAGCGGTAAGGCTACCGATAAGAATTGCTGACGAAATCTTAGCGGCTTTGGCTGGGGGAAGCCAAGAAATTGAATTAGGAACTATGGTTCAATCCATCTTTAAACCTGAAAGAAAGACTAAGGTAAGCTTGCCTCTGTATCTCAACCCAGTGGCAGCAGGGCTTCCTGCTCCCACGGAAGACTATGTGGATGATAACATCGATCTCAATCGCCATCTGGTGAAGCATCCTGACACCACATATCTAGTACGTGTAGTTGGGGAATCGATGATCGATGCAGGGATTCACCCCAATGATATGTTGATTGTCGATCGCTCGATTGAAGTCAACAGTGGTCAAGTTGTGATCGCTGTAGTGAATGGCGAATTAACAGTAAAAAGAATCCGTAAGGATAGAGATAAACTATGGCTCATGCCTGAAAATGAATCTTTTAAACCCATTGAGATTGATGAACATACCGATCTTCATATTTGGGGTGTAGTTACCAATGTAATTCATGCACTTTAGAATTACAGCAACGCTTAGGTATCATAAAACTTCAATAGGCAAGGGGCTTAAGCCCCTTGTTAAGGCTTCTAAAATCTTCCAAAATGCTTAATACATCAAGCTATACTTCGGTTTATGAATTTAAAATAATGATTTCCCCTTATTTTTGCGTGAGTCTATAAAATAAGCACATTTAGTGAATGAATTATGCGCTATCGTCGTTTTGGCAAAACTGAGATGCTTCTGTCCGTATTCTCCTTAGGAGCAATGCGCTACTTAGAATCTGCGGCGAATGCAGAAAAAACGATTTGGCACGCCTTAGAAGTGGGGATCAATCACATTGAAACAGCGCAGGGCTACGGTAAGAGCGAAGAGTTTATCGGTCAAGCAATGCGAAATGGACTGAACAAACAGCGCGATCGCTTTTATCTGACTACTAAAATTTCGCCTACTAAAGATGCAGACTCTATGCGTCGTGGGATTGAACAGTCCCTCAAAAAAATGAATGTGGACTATATCGATAACTTCGATATTCATGGAATTAATCTATACGAACATCTCGATCTTGTGAAAGATCCCAATGGATGTATGAAAGCAGTTAGGGAAGCTGTAGATCAAAAAATGATTGGTCACGTAGGCTTTTCTACTCATGGATCGCTTGAGGTGATTTTAGACACGATTCGTACTGACTTATTTGAATCAGTTAACCTGCATTACTATTACTTTAATCAACGGAATGCGCCTGCGGTGCAACTCGCCCACGAAAAGGATATGGGGGTATTTATCATTTCGCCATCGGATAAAGGCGGGATGCTCTATAGCCCTTCTGAAGAACTATCAGGTGTTTGCTATCCATATACAGCCTTATACATGTGCGATCGCTTTTTGCTGAGTGATCCGCGTGTCCATACCCTCAGCCTTGGTGCAGCTAATCCGAGCGAAGTGGATTCCCATCAGGACGCATGGGATAACGATGCCCCGATGTCTGAATTAGAAGCCGCAGTTCTCGATTGCATGAATCGCCGCTATACACTCTTGGAAAACGATCGCTGTTCGCAATGTTATCAATGCCTACCCTGTCCCGAAGGCATTAATATTCCTGAAGTCCTCAGACTGCGAAATTTAGCGATCGGCTTTGATATGGTGGAGTTTGGGAAATATCGCTATAAAATGTTTGAGAACGCAGGACATTGGTTTCCGGGGAATAAAGCCATTCGCTGTACCGACTGTGGCGACTGCTTACCGAGATGTCCTGAAAATCTTGAAATCCCTAGACTTTTGCGGGATACCCACGATCGCTTACATGGTGAAGAAGGTCGGCGACTCTGGGAATAGGTTTGTGGAAGCGCACCCCTTCGGGGTGTGCTTCCACAAGCCATTTATACTACCGTTTTTTGGTAGGATGAGGAACGCAAAACATTGCTGCTGCTCCTGCTGCTTTGTGATCAATAAAACCTGAAATAAATCTATGGCTTCCAGTTATTCCTTTGATATCGTTAGCGATTTTGATCATCAAGAACTTGTCAATGCGATCGATCAAACTCGCCGTGAAATTGTTAGTCGCTATGACTTAAAAAGTACAAATACAGAAGTTGAACTTGAGAAAGAATTCATAACCATCAAAACTAATAGTGAAATGACACTTACCTCGGTTGTTGATGTGTTGCAGTCTAAAGCAATCAAGCGTAACCTATCTCTAAAAATCTTTGACTATGGCGAAATCGAATCCGCTAGCGGTAATCGTGTCATCCAAAAAATTAAACTCAAGCGTGGTATTGAGCAAGATCAAGCCAAAAAACTATCTAAAACCATCCGTGATAATTTCCCTAAAGCTCAAGCTTCAATTCAAGGTGATGCTTTGCGAGTTACTTCCAAATCAAAAGATGAACTTCAAGAAATCATCCAACTAGTAAAAGGCGAAGACTTTCCCCTCGCTCTCCAATTCACAAACTACCGTTAATAAAAAAGCGGCGCGAAGCGCCGCTTTTTTATTATGAAGCTTTAGACATTTGTTCGAGAATTCTCTGGACAATTTCAAAGCCTGTTAGGGTTTGCCATACAAAAATGCCGACTAATACGGTGTTAACCGCGATATGAGTACTCCGCGCCCATTCCTTGCCCTGTTGCAGTATAGGTGCTAATGCCGCCGATAGAGCCGCTAAGAAAGTTAATCCTAAGCCAGCAATCAAATGCGCTCCTACAAACAGCTTGCCATTGTTGTTGTAAGTTACAGCCATACCACCGATCGCACCTGCCACCATTAACAATAAAAATACCGAACCTAGATTGTGATGGAGGAGATTATATTTTTTGGAGATTAGCGCTTTTTTCTCTTCACCCTCAGTGCTACGAATTCTGCGGTATTGCCACCCAACATAACCTGCATACAATGCCAAAATTAGGGTCAGGGTCATGAGAATGGGGTGAGCAAAAGTCACCAATGTTTTAAGTGGTTCGGGAATTGCAATAATCATAAACTCGGCGGGGTATCTATTAGAGTGAGCAGTGTAAAGATTTTGTCGTAAATCTTATCTAATCGTTAATAATTTTAATACATGCTTGAATCATAAAGCCGTGCTTTGCATGGCAAAACTGAAAATCAGTGTATTCTGTAGATGTACTGATTGTGGATGTACTGATTATTGTGGGGTGATCGCTTCCCAATCTCGAAAAGTTGCAGCTTGTCCCCAGAGTTTCCCCTCTTGATCGACCACATTCCAGATAATTGCTTGATTAATATAAAAGCGATCGCCATTACTCGCAATCCGAATACCGCGATACTTGCTGATATAGCCCTGATATTTTGCCTGTGCTAGGAGTTTTTCCCTTTCGCTACGTTCAATCGGTTCAGCCGTATAGCGCGAGGGCGTAGATATGAAAGTTTGCCAATCCATTTTCCAGAGATCGAGAGCCTTTTGATTTCCATAGTTCAGAACTGGATCGGCTTGAGTACCGTGAGAAACTACTATAAAATCGGCATTAAACAGTAAATTTGCGACTTCTATTGGTGAATTATTGCTAGATGTGATGATTAATGGGTTTCCAGTCCAATGCTGAAAGCTATAGCAGAGACGCTGAATATGTTGCACTAGTTCAGGTTGTAACCAAGGCTGAGATTTATCTAAATTCACGATTTATCTGAAAGCAATCTGCATCAAGCTTACGACAAATTACACTTACAGCAAATTACAACTTGTAATACAACTCATATAGCATTTACCAGTCTAGTGGAATACGGTTTGGTGTCCCCGCCTTCGGCGGGGACACCAAACTCTGTACCTCACTTGATTGAAAAGCTCTAAGTAGTTGGGTGCAAAATATAAAAACCCAAAACCTGTGGCGCACGCGCAGAGTGCGCTACAGGTTTTGGTTCTGTTTTTTAATTACGCCTAGCTACTTATAAAGATAATGATGGACAATGCCAAAAATCATCCATCATTCCCAAAATTTGCAATAAAGTGTGTAAATAGATTGCTATTCCCTAATCTAAAAACTATGAATGCTGAGTATTTGCGGTGGCGATCACAATTTGTGCGAAAGAGATTACAGATTGTCACCGCGATCGCGGCAGTTTGCATTTTGAGCTTTATGGCATTTGCTTTGATAGGGAATAAAGGGGATATTCCACTCAAAACTGACATTAGCCTTACTTTAGATTTGATTATTGAGACTGTGTTAATCGCAGTTTTTATATTATTGCGATCGCGCTTTGCCAATACCTATGTCTATCCTATCTTCTTCATTGTTCCGACCCTGATTATATTGACGATGCAGATTAATGCGTCATCAGCAGGAATTATTGCGCCATTTTTCATACCTTGGGTATTGGTATTTGTTGCCCAAGCTACTCTTGTACCTGTGTGCTGGCATTTACATTTAGCTATACAGCTATTTACCTTTGTTAACTACTTTTTGATTAGTAACTACTTTGGCTATAGTGTGAGCGATATTTTTGGACTGAGCAATCGCCTCACCTTAGGGAAATTGATATTACCAATTTCTCTGATATTCATGTTTATTGGCTGGATTTGTATCATGGGGGATTTATCAGTCTATTTATACGAACGTTTACAACAGAGTGAATTCCTCGCTAAGAAGGAATTAGAAGAACAGAAAGAACGCTCGGAACGTTTACTACTCAATGTTCTGCCGCAGTCGATCGCCGATCGCTTAAAACTAGAATCTGATCTCATCGCTGACAACTTTCAAGAAGTAAGCGTCTTATTTGCTGATATCGTCGGATTTACAGTACTTTCTAGCCAAATACCTCCTGAAGAAGTCGTAGGTTTTCTCAATCAAATCTTTTCTCGCTTTGATCGTCTTGCCGAGCAATATGGATTAGAAAAAATCAAAACTATCGGCGATGCCTATATGGCAGTGGCAGGATTGCCTTTTGCTCAGGATAATCACGCTCAAGCAGCAATCGAAATGGCGATCGCCATGCAAAAGGAATTAACACTTTTCAATCAAGAATGTCAACAAAATCTCAAAATCCGCATTGGTATTAGCTCAGGACCAGTTGTAGCTGGTGTAATTGGCATCAAGAAATTTACTTACGATCTTTGGGGTGATACCGTCAATACCGCAAGCCGCATGGAATCTCACGGGATTGCAGGCTGCATTCAAGTTTCTGAAAGTACCTATCAATATTTACGCGATCACTATCATTTTGAAGTCCGCGATCGGGTTGTTATCAAAGGAAAAGGGGAAATGACTACCTACGTTTTAAAATGATGGAAAATGGTAAAAATTACCAAGCGATTCGTCTCATTTTTCGCTTTCAATGAGATATTACATTTGGTTTGCCAATGAGTCCGAAAATATGGCAAATTAGAGGATCAAATCAGAATTGTAAACTACCATAGCGATAAACGAAGTTAAACTTAATGACATTAAAAGTTGGAATTTTAGGATTTGGTGGATTAGGTCAGGCGGCAGCAAAGTTGCTCAGCGCTAAGCAGGAAATGCAACTAGTCGTAGCAGCAGACAAAGAAGGCTTTGCCTATGACCCACAGGGGCTAGATGCTAACAAGGCGATCGCCACTTACCAAAACCAAGGCTCACTGGGCTATCTCGAAGGATTAGGCACTCTTACCCAAGACAGTATTGCTAAAGCGATCGCTACAGCAAAAGATGTCGATGGCTATTTCTTAGCATTGCCCAACCTACCCAATACCTTCATGGCAAGCGTTGCCAAGCAATTCATCGCATCAGGTTGGAAAGGGGTGCTAGTCGATGCCATCAAGCGTACCAGTGCCGTTGAACAAATGATTGCCCTTGCCCCAGAACTGGAAGCCGCAGGGATTACTTATATGTCTGGCTGTGGTGCAACCCCCGGTTTATTGACTGCTGCTGCTGCGATCGCGGCTCAAAGTTTTGCAGAAGTCCACAAGGTTGAAATCACCTTCGGAGTCGGTATTGCTAACTGGAATGCCTACCGCGCCACCATCCGCGAAGATATTGCCCATATGTCTGGCTATACCGTTGATATTGCCCAAGCAATGACTGACGAGGAAGTAGAAGCACTGCTCGAAAAGACCAATGGCTTAATCTCGCTGGAAAATATGGAACATGCCGATGACATCATGCTAGAGCGTGTCGGTATTTGCGATCGCGATCGCGTCACCGTTGGCGGCGTAGTTGATACCCGCAATCCTAAGAAGCCCCTCAGTACGAATATGAAGCTGACAGGTCGCACCTTTGAGGGCAAAATCTCCACTCATACCTTCACCCTTGGTGATGAAACCAGCATGGCAGCAAATGTATGTGGTCCTGCGTTTGGCTATCTCAAGGCTGGAACACAATTTCACCAACGCGGTATTTACGGTCTGATGACTGCTGCTGAAGTGATGCCTGCCTTCGTTCGTTAAAATAAAAGAGAAGCCGTGCTTTGCACGGCTTCTCTTTTACGATGGATTTTGAATTGCACCCATAAATAGAATTGTGCCAGTTTGCCGATCGCTAATTGCGAAGAAAAATGGGCGATCAACAATCATTTGAAATGGAGGTTCTTCATTGGGTATGGCTGAAGTTACGCGCATCTCAACAGAAGTAACTGCCGCCGCCTCTGTACCTTCTTCATTGACATCAACAAAGGTTTTATGCTTGACATCACTGATATAAGCCTTAGTAGTTGCGAGATCACGAAAATCGGCTTTACTGGGATTAAAGGCGATCGCCATACCTAGATTCTGCAAAGTTTCTTTGAGACTAGTCTCATATTCCACTTTAAAGCGCGGTAGTTGAATAGATCCAGTTTTGCGGGTGAATTTGGTTGACCATTCTTGCCAATTCTTAGAATTGAGTTGCTGCTGGAATTCTCCTAAATTAGATTTTGGTTTGGGTAGGAAAATCTCCATGCTGAAACGTCCAGAGCCATAGGGAAGACTAATTGCTTGAAAGGTTGGTGCATCGTAGTAGCGATATTCTCCCGATCGCGTCATAGCAGGATGCTGGATTTTTGTACCATCGATAAGCGTAAAGGGTTGCGGTTTAGTAAGAGATTTGTCAAAGGGAGCTTCCCATTTACCTTTAAAGTACACAGCATTAATCAAAAATAGTAAATTATCGGAATTAATGCGATCAACAATTTTCTCGATTTTAGCTTTGGTTTGCTGCTTCACCCAAGCATTAATCATATTGACAGAATTAGAATCGCTGAAGTCAAGATTAGTAATTTCTGCTTGATAGAACTCCTTCACTTTATTTAAGAAATTTTGTTCTAAAGCAATATCCTTCCGCGCCCAGAGCGAATTGGCAATATTTAACTCAACGTTTTTATCGCCATTCGCTAACAATTGCTGAATGTTTCGATTAAAGACATTTACATCATTGATTTCAATGCCTTGCAAATCTAAGGCTTTGGCGATCGCCTGTTGAGTTTCGCCACTCGCACCGTTATAGGTCATCGATAGGGCGATCGCTACACTCGATGGTGATATGAAAATATTTTTATTAGGATCTTGTTTGGCAATCTGCTCAAACAGATTAAATCCAAAGCTAGTACTTGCCTTAACTAATCGTTCATCCAGTTTTACCTTGAGATTATTGGTGCGATTGTTAG containing:
- a CDS encoding deoxycytidylate deaminase — protein: MPELIDQVAYQQRPTWDEYFMLLTKLAAMRSTCLAFPVGAVIVKDKQVLATGYNGSPSGSVHCTTQGYCYPNLSSCDASKDFPSRAVHAEANAIAQAAKHGISTDGASIYVTLEPCISCLKLVVSAGIREVYYETSFNKGNNAALCQSFVAEGLVTLKQITISPSVLKRADLFLNSPTSELRLFTQE
- a CDS encoding fatty acid desaturase family protein, producing MQDRDESSQSTVLEKESAKKLKFAKNSGFQVELRRRVDELFQNSNLKERDCPQMYAKTATLLIGFLGTYAALIFLAQTWWQVVPLCILMGVITAGIGFSIQHDGAHHAYSNSLWVNKLMSMSLDLIGGSSYIWHWKHDVLHHTYTNIAGYDMDLEVGMFGRLSPSHQKLPFHRWQHYYLWLLYGFLAIKWHFFDDFNNLITGKISDRNYPRPRNSNLVTFFAGKLVFLTIAFVIPSLFHSFWLVLASYSLVAFTLGLVLSVVFQLAHVVEEADFPIPDAETYLIEKDWAIHQIETTVNFSRNNPFLTWLLGGLNFQVEHHLFPNICHINYPEISKVVEQTCQEFGVRYNYHRSFWAGCLSHFHWLRRMGTSF
- a CDS encoding LexA family protein — translated: MPRGGKRIGAGRPQGTGKYGEATKAVRLPIRIADEILAALAGGSQEIELGTMVQSIFKPERKTKVSLPLYLNPVAAGLPAPTEDYVDDNIDLNRHLVKHPDTTYLVRVVGESMIDAGIHPNDMLIVDRSIEVNSGQVVIAVVNGELTVKRIRKDRDKLWLMPENESFKPIEIDEHTDLHIWGVVTNVIHAL
- a CDS encoding aldo/keto reductase; this translates as MRYRRFGKTEMLLSVFSLGAMRYLESAANAEKTIWHALEVGINHIETAQGYGKSEEFIGQAMRNGLNKQRDRFYLTTKISPTKDADSMRRGIEQSLKKMNVDYIDNFDIHGINLYEHLDLVKDPNGCMKAVREAVDQKMIGHVGFSTHGSLEVILDTIRTDLFESVNLHYYYFNQRNAPAVQLAHEKDMGVFIISPSDKGGMLYSPSEELSGVCYPYTALYMCDRFLLSDPRVHTLSLGAANPSEVDSHQDAWDNDAPMSELEAAVLDCMNRRYTLLENDRCSQCYQCLPCPEGINIPEVLRLRNLAIGFDMVEFGKYRYKMFENAGHWFPGNKAIRCTDCGDCLPRCPENLEIPRLLRDTHDRLHGEEGRRLWE
- a CDS encoding YajQ family cyclic di-GMP-binding protein, whose protein sequence is MASSYSFDIVSDFDHQELVNAIDQTRREIVSRYDLKSTNTEVELEKEFITIKTNSEMTLTSVVDVLQSKAIKRNLSLKIFDYGEIESASGNRVIQKIKLKRGIEQDQAKKLSKTIRDNFPKAQASIQGDALRVTSKSKDELQEIIQLVKGEDFPLALQFTNYR
- a CDS encoding DUF4079 domain-containing protein, encoding MIIAIPEPLKTLVTFAHPILMTLTLILALYAGYVGWQYRRIRSTEGEEKKALISKKYNLLHHNLGSVFLLLMVAGAIGGMAVTYNNNGKLFVGAHLIAGLGLTFLAALSAALAPILQQGKEWARSTHIAVNTVLVGIFVWQTLTGFEIVQRILEQMSKAS
- a CDS encoding MEKHLA domain-containing protein, which gives rise to MNLDKSQPWLQPELVQHIQRLCYSFQHWTGNPLIITSSNNSPIEVANLLFNADFIVVSHGTQADPVLNYGNQKALDLWKMDWQTFISTPSRYTAEPIERSEREKLLAQAKYQGYISKYRGIRIASNGDRFYINQAIIWNVVDQEGKLWGQAATFRDWEAITPQ
- a CDS encoding adenylate/guanylate cyclase domain-containing protein; its protein translation is MNAEYLRWRSQFVRKRLQIVTAIAAVCILSFMAFALIGNKGDIPLKTDISLTLDLIIETVLIAVFILLRSRFANTYVYPIFFIVPTLIILTMQINASSAGIIAPFFIPWVLVFVAQATLVPVCWHLHLAIQLFTFVNYFLISNYFGYSVSDIFGLSNRLTLGKLILPISLIFMFIGWICIMGDLSVYLYERLQQSEFLAKKELEEQKERSERLLLNVLPQSIADRLKLESDLIADNFQEVSVLFADIVGFTVLSSQIPPEEVVGFLNQIFSRFDRLAEQYGLEKIKTIGDAYMAVAGLPFAQDNHAQAAIEMAIAMQKELTLFNQECQQNLKIRIGISSGPVVAGVIGIKKFTYDLWGDTVNTASRMESHGIAGCIQVSESTYQYLRDHYHFEVRDRVVIKGKGEMTTYVLK
- the bioU gene encoding (S)-8-amino-7-oxononanoate synthase BioU — translated: MTLKVGILGFGGLGQAAAKLLSAKQEMQLVVAADKEGFAYDPQGLDANKAIATYQNQGSLGYLEGLGTLTQDSIAKAIATAKDVDGYFLALPNLPNTFMASVAKQFIASGWKGVLVDAIKRTSAVEQMIALAPELEAAGITYMSGCGATPGLLTAAAAIAAQSFAEVHKVEITFGVGIANWNAYRATIREDIAHMSGYTVDIAQAMTDEEVEALLEKTNGLISLENMEHADDIMLERVGICDRDRVTVGGVVDTRNPKKPLSTNMKLTGRTFEGKISTHTFTLGDETSMAANVCGPAFGYLKAGTQFHQRGIYGLMTAAEVMPAFVR
- a CDS encoding serpin family protein; this encodes MKAYNRATMISLLAIVLMGCTISDTPNSQASLISTVSPAPTNTAIAPTPISSNLTNNRTNNLKVKLDERLVKASTSFGFNLFEQIAKQDPNKNIFISPSSVAIALSMTYNGASGETQQAIAKALDLQGIEINDVNVFNRNIQQLLANGDKNVELNIANSLWARKDIALEQNFLNKVKEFYQAEITNLDFSDSNSVNMINAWVKQQTKAKIEKIVDRINSDNLLFLINAVYFKGKWEAPFDKSLTKPQPFTLIDGTKIQHPAMTRSGEYRYYDAPTFQAISLPYGSGRFSMEIFLPKPKSNLGEFQQQLNSKNWQEWSTKFTRKTGSIQLPRFKVEYETSLKETLQNLGMAIAFNPSKADFRDLATTKAYISDVKHKTFVDVNEEGTEAAAVTSVEMRVTSAIPNEEPPFQMIVDRPFFFAISDRQTGTILFMGAIQNPS